One genomic window of Desulfuromonas sp. includes the following:
- a CDS encoding type II/IV secretion system protein: MVESNTAPKDVSPPETASAPKAPPSKKHPGGVIAELLQREGMLSDEQLQYARRVQSKMAVAKPLVHILMGLGYTTNDQLQQALRKNRIQLRIGDLLVELGHLRESDLSAALSMQRDQEEGKKLGDILVEKHFIEEEKLCQILSYQLGMPVLQPSLAEIDRKLIAKVSPKWLKEQDFLPIREDGKEVIVVFADPLDRKERETALQVFGPRIKPAISTRKAIRETIDLLQRGSLRSAEAAYDESTVICIINTLVEAALREGISDIHVEPMRDRLRIRFRRDGVLVHYKDLNRDLCSPISTRLKVLAKADIAEKRRHQDGRFLYESPITGEPLDLRASFYVTIHGEKIVLRLLRQKETLLSLDDLGMPPKTMERYQERTLDFPSGILIITGPTGSGKTTTLYGSVNYLNDPETSIVTAEDPVEYQVDGISQCSINPKIGLTFEETLRHIVRQDPDIIVLGEVRDAFSAETAIQAALTGHKVLTTFHTEDSIGALLRLMNMDIQPFLIASTIIGVLAQRLLRKVCPQCSEPYQPTMSELRRIGYRQEDLAGCNFRIGKGCSACAFTGNRGRIGAFELLILNEPVRDAVLQRKPSSEIRRLSIETSGLVSLFEDGLVKAAEGQVSLQDVLRLLPRINEPRPLNEIKRLLGM; the protein is encoded by the coding sequence ATGGTCGAATCGAACACAGCGCCAAAGGACGTCTCCCCCCCCGAGACTGCCTCTGCCCCTAAAGCTCCCCCCTCCAAAAAGCATCCCGGCGGCGTCATCGCCGAACTGCTCCAGCGGGAGGGCATGCTCAGCGATGAGCAACTCCAATATGCCCGCAGGGTGCAATCCAAAATGGCCGTCGCCAAGCCCCTGGTCCACATTCTCATGGGGCTCGGCTACACGACCAACGATCAGCTCCAGCAGGCCCTGCGAAAAAACCGCATCCAGCTCCGCATCGGAGACCTCCTGGTGGAACTGGGACATCTCCGGGAGAGCGACCTGTCTGCGGCCCTCTCCATGCAGCGCGATCAGGAAGAGGGGAAAAAGCTCGGTGACATCCTGGTGGAGAAGCACTTCATCGAGGAGGAGAAGCTCTGCCAGATCCTCAGCTACCAGTTGGGGATGCCGGTCCTGCAGCCGAGCCTGGCTGAAATAGACCGCAAGCTGATCGCCAAGGTGTCCCCAAAGTGGCTCAAGGAGCAGGACTTCCTCCCCATCCGCGAAGACGGCAAAGAGGTCATCGTGGTCTTTGCCGACCCCCTTGACCGAAAGGAGCGGGAGACCGCCCTGCAGGTCTTCGGGCCGCGCATCAAGCCGGCCATTTCAACCCGCAAGGCGATCCGGGAGACCATCGACCTGCTCCAGCGCGGCAGCCTGCGCTCGGCCGAAGCGGCCTATGACGAAAGCACCGTCATCTGCATCATCAACACCCTGGTCGAGGCGGCCCTGCGAGAGGGCATCAGCGACATCCACGTCGAGCCGATGCGTGACCGGCTGCGCATCCGATTCCGGCGCGACGGGGTGCTGGTCCACTACAAGGATCTCAACCGCGACCTGTGCTCTCCCATCAGCACCCGGCTCAAGGTTCTGGCAAAAGCCGACATCGCCGAGAAAAGGCGCCACCAGGACGGCCGGTTCCTGTACGAGAGCCCGATCACGGGCGAGCCTCTCGACCTGCGTGCCTCCTTCTACGTCACCATCCACGGCGAGAAGATCGTCCTGCGCCTGTTGCGCCAGAAGGAGACCCTGCTGAGCCTGGACGATCTCGGCATGCCCCCCAAGACCATGGAGCGCTACCAGGAGAGGACCCTCGACTTTCCCAGCGGCATCCTCATCATCACCGGCCCCACCGGTTCGGGAAAGACCACCACCCTCTACGGCAGCGTCAACTACCTGAACGACCCCGAGACCAGCATCGTCACCGCCGAGGATCCGGTCGAATACCAGGTGGACGGCATCTCTCAGTGCTCCATCAATCCGAAAATCGGGCTGACCTTCGAAGAGACCCTGCGCCACATCGTGCGCCAGGACCCTGACATCATCGTCCTGGGCGAGGTGCGCGACGCCTTTTCGGCGGAGACGGCCATTCAGGCCGCACTCACCGGCCACAAGGTGCTGACAACCTTCCACACCGAAGACTCCATCGGGGCCCTTCTGCGCCTGATGAACATGGACATTCAGCCCTTCCTCATCGCCTCCACGATCATCGGGGTCCTGGCCCAGCGCCTGCTGCGCAAGGTCTGCCCGCAGTGCTCCGAGCCCTACCAGCCGACCATGAGCGAATTGCGCCGCATCGGCTATCGCCAGGAAGACCTGGCGGGATGCAATTTCCGCATCGGCAAAGGCTGTTCGGCCTGCGCCTTTACCGGGAACCGGGGGCGGATCGGGGCCTTCGAACTGCTGATTCTCAACGAGCCTGTCAGGGATGCCGTCCTGCAGAGAAAGCCCTCCTCGGAAATCCGCCGCCTCAGCATTGAGACCAGCGGACTGGTCAGCCTGTTTGAAGACGGCCTGGTCAAGGCCGCCGAGGGCCAGGTCTCCCTGCAGGACGTGCTGCGCCTTCTGCCCCGGATCAACGAGCCCCGTCCCCTTAACGAGATCAAGCGACTGTTAGGAATGTAG
- a CDS encoding mechanosensitive ion channel domain-containing protein has protein sequence MAVQSALGGGGWGALLESFGLIFAAVAAGWVLYYFLFRVLGRFAARSDTALDNTLVRRWQGPASLLLPLLGILLVAPALRLPPGFLGIFRNLFSIALIGGIAWLLAGTVFALRDLVLIRFDMKVRDNLKARAVHTQVNVLVKVALVVIFIVAGASMLMTFEKVRQVGFSILASAGIAGIIVGFAAQRSIATLLAGIQIAATQPIRLDDVVIVEGEWGRIEEITLTYVVVRVWDLRRLVLPITYFLEKPFQNWTRVSADILGTVFLYTDYTVPVDAVREELRRIVEESDAWDGKVCGLQVTNASERSMELRCLVSAVDASLAWDLRCEVREKMLAFLQREYPESLPRVRAELAGAEPMQSPA, from the coding sequence ATGGCAGTGCAGTCGGCGTTGGGCGGGGGCGGTTGGGGTGCGCTGCTGGAGTCCTTCGGGTTGATCTTTGCGGCAGTCGCGGCGGGGTGGGTCCTATACTACTTTCTCTTCCGGGTTCTCGGGCGCTTCGCGGCCCGCTCCGACACCGCCCTCGACAACACCCTGGTGCGGCGCTGGCAGGGTCCGGCCAGCCTGCTGCTGCCCCTGCTCGGGATTCTCCTCGTCGCCCCCGCCCTGAGACTGCCCCCCGGTTTCCTCGGTATTTTCCGCAATCTCTTCAGCATCGCCCTGATCGGGGGCATCGCCTGGCTGCTGGCCGGGACCGTCTTCGCCCTGCGGGACCTGGTGCTGATCCGTTTCGACATGAAGGTCCGGGACAACCTCAAGGCCCGGGCGGTGCACACCCAGGTCAACGTGCTGGTCAAGGTCGCCCTGGTGGTCATTTTCATCGTCGCCGGCGCGTCGATGCTGATGACCTTCGAGAAGGTGCGCCAGGTCGGTTTCAGCATCCTCGCCTCTGCGGGAATCGCCGGGATCATCGTCGGCTTCGCCGCCCAGCGCAGCATCGCCACCCTGCTGGCGGGCATCCAGATCGCCGCGACCCAGCCGATCCGGCTCGACGACGTGGTCATCGTCGAGGGGGAGTGGGGGCGCATCGAGGAGATCACCCTCACCTACGTCGTGGTGCGTGTCTGGGACCTGCGCCGCCTGGTCCTGCCCATCACCTATTTCCTCGAAAAACCCTTCCAGAACTGGACCCGGGTCTCGGCCGACATCCTCGGGACGGTCTTTCTCTACACCGATTACACCGTCCCGGTCGATGCCGTCCGGGAGGAGCTTCGCCGGATAGTCGAGGAGTCCGACGCCTGGGACGGCAAGGTCTGCGGGCTGCAGGTGACGAACGCCTCCGAGCGCTCCATGGAGCTGCGCTGCCTGGTGAGCGCGGTCGACGCCTCGCTGGCCTGGGACCTGCGCTGCGAGGTTCGGGAGAAGATGCTCGCCTTTTTGCAGCGGGAGTACCCGGAGAGCCTGCCCCGGGTGCGTGCGGAGCTGGCGGGAGCGGAGCCCATGCAGTCCCCGGCCTGA
- a CDS encoding PAS domain-containing sensor histidine kinase, whose product MSKKPLSTRFAPAERAPEALLKRQSDHFSQDTITAQLLDSVPNILMVLNAQRQVVFANRHLLKLVGMDEEALVLGLRPGEVLGCELVEEAVDGCGTGEGCRTCGAVLAILASLEGEGQVRECSILRTSGLKTEALSLLVSATPLEFGGERFTIFAASDISQQKRRQALERIFYHDVLNVVGSIRGFAEILRDYEPEDRQEIYGLIHAAAQQTIGEIEGQRVLSAVESRDLEVRPEPLEAGRFLQQIVDIYRRHDAAKGRQLVLEAGGEEVVLHSDPTLLGRVLGNMLKNALEASGEGETVRAGWSEEGDGVSFRVANPGVIPMADQVQIFRRNFSTKGRDRGLGTYGMRLLSEYLGGKVSFSSSASGGTTFVASFPRSFQPAKDSSASKEEP is encoded by the coding sequence ATGTCCAAAAAGCCCCTCTCCACACGATTCGCACCCGCCGAACGCGCGCCCGAGGCCTTGCTGAAGCGGCAGAGCGACCACTTCTCTCAGGACACCATCACCGCGCAACTCCTCGATTCCGTGCCGAACATCCTGATGGTTCTCAATGCCCAGCGGCAGGTCGTTTTCGCCAATCGGCACCTGCTGAAACTGGTCGGTATGGATGAGGAGGCCCTGGTGCTCGGACTGCGCCCCGGCGAGGTGCTCGGCTGCGAGCTTGTCGAGGAGGCGGTGGACGGCTGCGGCACCGGCGAGGGGTGCCGGACCTGCGGCGCGGTGCTGGCTATCCTGGCCAGCCTGGAAGGCGAGGGCCAGGTTCGGGAGTGCAGCATCCTTCGCACTTCGGGCCTGAAGACCGAGGCGCTCAGCCTTCTCGTCTCGGCGACACCCCTCGAGTTCGGCGGCGAGCGCTTCACCATCTTCGCCGCAAGCGACATCAGCCAGCAGAAGCGTCGGCAGGCTCTGGAACGGATTTTTTATCATGACGTTCTCAACGTGGTGGGGAGCATTCGGGGGTTTGCCGAAATCCTGCGTGATTATGAACCCGAGGATCGGCAGGAGATTTATGGCCTGATCCACGCGGCCGCCCAGCAGACCATCGGTGAGATCGAGGGGCAGCGGGTGCTCTCGGCCGTCGAGAGCCGGGACCTGGAGGTGCGGCCGGAGCCTCTGGAGGCCGGGCGCTTTCTCCAACAGATCGTAGATATCTATCGCAGGCACGATGCGGCAAAAGGGAGGCAACTGGTCCTGGAGGCGGGGGGGGAAGAGGTCGTGCTGCACAGCGACCCGACCCTGCTGGGACGGGTCCTCGGCAACATGCTCAAGAACGCCCTCGAGGCAAGCGGGGAGGGCGAGACGGTGCGGGCCGGCTGGTCGGAGGAGGGGGACGGAGTCAGCTTCCGGGTGGCCAATCCAGGCGTCATCCCCATGGCAGACCAGGTCCAGATTTTTCGGCGCAACTTCTCCACAAAGGGGCGGGATCGCGGCCTTGGGACCTACGGCATGCGGCTGCTGAGCGAGTACCTCGGGGGAAAGGTCTCCTTCTCCAGCTCAGCCTCGGGGGGGACAACCTTCGTCGCCTCCTTTCCACGAAGTTTCCAGCCGGCGAAGGATTCTAGCGCGTCAAAAGAAGAACCGTAA
- a CDS encoding cytochrome b5 domain-containing protein, whose product MTLKELARHDGRDGRKAYVAVNGKVYDFTDSPLWQAGSHQGEHRAGCDLSEALWKAPHVRSVVERYPVVGKLEQEPAPARGGSGTVKLALAALAIILVVTVLLLTR is encoded by the coding sequence ATGACCCTCAAAGAACTGGCCCGGCACGACGGCAGGGATGGGCGCAAAGCCTATGTAGCGGTCAACGGCAAGGTCTACGACTTCACCGACAGCCCCCTGTGGCAGGCGGGAAGCCACCAGGGGGAGCACCGGGCCGGCTGCGACCTGAGCGAAGCCCTGTGGAAAGCCCCTCACGTGCGGTCGGTGGTGGAGCGCTACCCGGTCGTCGGAAAGCTGGAGCAGGAACCCGCACCGGCCCGGGGCGGGAGCGGCACCGTCAAGCTGGCCCTGGCCGCGCTGGCAATCATCCTGGTCGTTACGGTTCTTCTTTTGACGCGCTAG
- a CDS encoding response regulator: MKKVLIVDDSITVARQLEKIVSSTGEFEVIAQARNGAEALKLHRSEKPDIICMDMNMPVMCGLTALRTMVAVDKEVKVIMVTSLGGVGDKFTEALKFGARNVVSKPFDKDVVLEALRAA, encoded by the coding sequence ATGAAAAAGGTGCTGATCGTTGACGACAGCATCACCGTCGCCCGCCAGCTGGAAAAGATCGTTAGCAGCACGGGGGAGTTCGAGGTGATCGCCCAGGCCCGCAACGGGGCCGAGGCTCTCAAGCTACACCGCAGTGAAAAACCTGACATTATCTGCATGGACATGAACATGCCGGTGATGTGCGGCCTGACCGCGTTGCGTACCATGGTCGCCGTGGACAAGGAGGTCAAGGTGATCATGGTGACCTCCCTCGGCGGGGTCGGCGACAAGTTCACCGAGGCTCTCAAATTCGGAGCGCGCAACGTCGTCTCCAAGCCTTTTGACAAGGACGTAGTTCTGGAGGCTCTGCGCGCCGCCTAG
- a CDS encoding chemotaxis protein CheX yields the protein MAVKFFGQFLVERGTVGREQILQAIELQEKTNLRFGEMALSMKLMTDSDVERVHLAQRSEDLRFGDMAVKLGIITPEQLQQVLTRQKNSHLYIGEALVKIGALARHDLIRYLDEFRKDQAPFLERRTIVPEGLANAETWAMVADLTYKMLTRVVNLEHRPGPCSVTSSLQSHGVVVAMDFTGALQARYLLSISSGVQAQIARAILQEADVSAEPQEVLDDTVMEFVNIVCGNAVAKAAQMGFQMDIRPPELIEAKGGPVTAKPGQSGLLFHIHVAEGERAEMALFIRG from the coding sequence ATGGCAGTCAAGTTTTTCGGGCAGTTCCTGGTCGAGCGGGGAACCGTCGGCAGGGAGCAGATCCTGCAGGCCATCGAACTGCAGGAGAAGACCAATCTGCGCTTCGGAGAGATGGCCCTTTCGATGAAGCTGATGACCGATTCCGACGTGGAGCGGGTCCATCTGGCTCAGCGCAGCGAGGACCTGCGTTTCGGCGACATGGCGGTCAAGCTGGGAATCATCACTCCGGAGCAGCTCCAGCAGGTGCTGACCCGGCAGAAGAACAGCCATCTTTACATCGGCGAGGCGCTGGTCAAGATCGGCGCTCTGGCGCGGCACGACCTGATCCGCTACCTGGACGAGTTCCGCAAGGACCAGGCGCCCTTCCTGGAGCGGCGGACCATCGTCCCAGAGGGGCTGGCGAACGCCGAAACTTGGGCCATGGTGGCCGACCTGACCTACAAGATGCTGACCCGGGTCGTCAACCTCGAGCACCGCCCCGGCCCGTGTTCGGTGACCTCGTCGCTTCAGTCCCACGGGGTGGTGGTCGCCATGGACTTCACCGGGGCGCTGCAGGCCCGCTACCTCCTTTCGATCTCCTCCGGGGTCCAGGCCCAGATCGCTCGGGCCATTCTGCAGGAGGCGGACGTTTCGGCAGAGCCGCAGGAGGTGCTCGACGACACGGTGATGGAGTTCGTCAACATCGTCTGCGGCAACGCCGTGGCCAAGGCCGCCCAGATGGGTTTTCAGATGGATATCCGGCCTCCCGAGCTGATCGAGGCAAAGGGCGGACCCGTCACCGCCAAACCCGGCCAGTCCGGGCTGCTCTTCCATATCCATGTGGCCGAAGGGGAGCGGGCCGAAATGGCTCTCTTCATTCGCGGCTAG
- a CDS encoding nitroreductase family protein yields MSAPIQNTRRTESEVDSIFPDRWSPRALSPAPIPEEQLRMLFEAARWAPSCYNEQPWHFVYATSAEGRAHLGEALVEKNRQWALQAPLLMFILARRTFARGGKPNRHAPFDAGAAWMSLAIQARRLGLYAHAMAGFSVPKAFQVLGVAEQDYEIMAAVAVGRRADPTTLPKDLREMESPNDRKPLSEVAAEFRPGD; encoded by the coding sequence ATGAGCGCCCCTATTCAGAACACCCGCAGAACCGAGTCCGAGGTGGACAGCATCTTCCCCGATCGGTGGTCGCCCCGGGCCCTGAGCCCCGCCCCGATCCCCGAAGAACAGTTGCGCATGCTGTTCGAGGCGGCCCGCTGGGCGCCATCCTGCTACAACGAACAGCCCTGGCACTTCGTCTACGCCACCTCGGCGGAGGGCCGGGCGCACCTCGGCGAGGCCCTTGTGGAGAAGAACCGGCAGTGGGCCCTGCAGGCGCCGCTGCTGATGTTCATCCTCGCCCGGCGCACCTTCGCCCGGGGAGGCAAGCCGAACCGGCACGCCCCCTTCGACGCGGGGGCGGCCTGGATGTCGCTGGCCATCCAGGCCCGGCGCCTCGGCCTTTACGCCCACGCCATGGCCGGGTTCTCTGTGCCGAAGGCCTTCCAGGTCCTCGGCGTGGCCGAGCAGGATTACGAGATCATGGCCGCCGTCGCGGTGGGCCGGAGAGCCGACCCGACGACCCTCCCCAAAGACCTGCGGGAGATGGAGAGCCCCAACGACCGCAAACCCCTCTCCGAAGTGGCCGCGGAGTTCCGGCCCGGGGACTAG